A genomic window from Camelina sativa cultivar DH55 chromosome 2, Cs, whole genome shotgun sequence includes:
- the LOC104729940 gene encoding cysteine-rich repeat secretory protein 57-like has protein sequence METTKKLSALFCLFFISNQAVSESEHMETFCNKSSRNTTSNNTTFNTNLNTLLSTLSNQSSFANYYNLTTGLASDTVHGMFLCIGDVNRTSCNACVKNATIEIAKNCTNHREAIIYYFSCMVRYSDKFFLSTLETKPNAFWSSTDPIPKSFGKFGQRLSDKMGEVIVRSSLLSSSFTPYYLQDTTRFDGQYNLQSVVQCSPHLDSGNCTTCLKLAFQELTHCCGDQLWAFIFTPKCLVSFDTSNSSSMSIYLPRSTSVSIRGDNKLLGGMVLAVAASVFAHLGL, from the exons ATGGAAACAACAAAGAAGCTCTCTGCTCTCTTCTGCCTATTTTTCATCAGTAACCAAGCTGTCTCGGAGTCCGAGCACATGGAAACTTTCTGCAACAAATCATCCAGAAATACCACTAGCAACAACACAACTTTCAACACAAATCTCAACACTCTTCTCTCCACTCTTAGCAACCAATCATCATTCGCTAACTACTACAACCTCACGACCGGTTTAGCTTCAGACACAGTCCATGGAATGTTCTTATGCATAGGAGATGTCAACAGAACAAGCTGCAATGCATGCGTCAAGAACGCAACAATCGAGATTGCCAAAAACTGTACTAACCATCGAGAAGCAATCATTTACTACTTCTCTTGTATGGTTCGATACTCAGATAAGTTTTTCCTCTCCACCTTAGAGACAAAGCCTAATGCCTTCTGGTCTTCAACCGACCCAATTCCCAAATCATTTGGTAAATTTGGGCAGAGGTTGTCTGACAAAATGGGAGAAGTTATTGTCAGATCATCTTTGCTATCTTCTTCGTTTACGCCATATTATCTTCAGGATACAACTAGGTTCGATGGCCAGTATAATCTGCAGTCTGTTGTTCAGTGTAGTCCTCATTTGGATTCTGGAAACTGCACCACGTGTCTAAAACTTGCGTTCCAAGAACTCACTCACTGCTGTGGTGATCAGCTTTGGGCTTTCATCTTCACTCCCAAATGTTTAGTCAGTTTTGATACctcaaattcatcatcaatgTCGATTTATCTTCCACGCAGCACTTCTGTCTCGATTAGAG GAGATAACAAATTACTTGGGGGAATGGTTCTTGCTGTGGCGGCTTCGGTATTTGCACATTTGGGTTTATGA